In Hyphomicrobium denitrificans 1NES1, one DNA window encodes the following:
- a CDS encoding YcgN family cysteine cluster protein, which produces MDGDGKPFWKTKTLEQLSPEEWESLCDGCGRCCLIKLEDEDTSEVYTTRLACSMLNVRTCRCRDYANRFSKMPDCLEIDVKRARELRWLPPTCGYRIVGEGRDLPWWHPLVSGSPETVHQAGISVRSFAMSERRVKEENYWRYIIPDLGESEDHAQPEQRHQSKERAGSSGRSR; this is translated from the coding sequence TTGGACGGCGACGGAAAACCGTTCTGGAAGACCAAAACGCTTGAGCAGTTGTCGCCGGAGGAGTGGGAATCGCTCTGCGACGGCTGCGGCCGCTGCTGCCTCATAAAGCTCGAGGACGAGGACACGAGCGAGGTCTACACCACCCGGCTCGCCTGCAGCATGTTGAACGTCCGCACCTGCCGGTGCCGGGATTATGCGAATCGTTTCAGCAAGATGCCCGACTGCCTAGAGATCGACGTCAAACGGGCGCGTGAGCTGAGATGGCTGCCGCCGACCTGCGGCTATCGCATTGTCGGCGAGGGGCGCGATCTTCCCTGGTGGCATCCGCTTGTCTCGGGCTCGCCCGAGACCGTGCATCAGGCCGGCATCTCGGTTCGCTCGTTCGCCATGAGCGAGCGGCGCGTCAAGGAAGAGAACTACTGGCGCTACATCATCCCGGATTTAGGGGAGAGCGAGGATCACGCCCAACCTGAGCAGCGTCACCAATCTAAGGAGCGCGCCGGGTCCTCCGGGCGATCACGCTAA
- a CDS encoding DNA-packaging protein: MRKTYAAKLRNVLNASIANGRLSEVLNELSAAELEFIAYDWQLWARDDQLCPSLIGASDSRSASRPPSAALLDESRAPSSAPGGRLPAGESPGAINKAWRVWMLLGGRGSGKTRAGAEWVREIARGEDPGPHSAAGVTPPRLAAGSPEGGRKAQPIRIALVGKTLGDVRNVMIEGQSGLLAVHPAHERPDFEPSKRRLTWPSGAVAELFSADEAEALRGPQFTAAWCDELAKWRNAEKAWDMLQFALRLGDAPRACVTTTPRATKLLKKIIADEATVTVNLATADNALNLAPTFLAEMTRRYAGSAIGRQELLGEIVEDASDGLWRRHWIEEARVEGAPEMQRVVVAVDPPVTATASSDACGIVVAGLGIDKRAYVLADRTVQGRTPEVWARAVLGAYDDFEADRMVAEVNQGGDLVVSVLQQFRQNFPVVKVRATRGKWVRAEPVAALYAEGRVAHVGRFDALEDQMCAFGCDGTVKGRSPDRADALVWAITDLLLSDTMKPTVRML, from the coding sequence ATGCGGAAGACCTACGCCGCGAAATTGCGGAACGTCTTGAACGCCTCAATCGCAAACGGACGTCTCAGCGAAGTTCTGAATGAGCTCTCCGCCGCCGAGCTTGAGTTCATTGCCTACGATTGGCAGCTCTGGGCGCGGGACGATCAGCTTTGTCCTTCTTTGATTGGAGCTTCCGACTCGCGTTCCGCGAGCCGGCCGCCGAGCGCGGCCTTGTTGGACGAATCTCGCGCACCATCGAGCGCACCCGGCGGCCGGCTCCCCGCAGGGGAGTCGCCGGGTGCAATCAATAAAGCATGGCGCGTGTGGATGCTGCTTGGCGGCCGAGGCTCCGGCAAAACCCGCGCCGGCGCCGAATGGGTCCGTGAAATTGCCCGTGGCGAAGACCCAGGGCCGCACTCGGCGGCCGGCGTAACACCCCCGCGCCTTGCGGCCGGCTCCCCGGAGGGGGGTCGCAAGGCGCAACCAATAAGAATCGCACTTGTCGGAAAAACCCTAGGCGACGTCCGTAACGTCATGATCGAAGGGCAATCGGGATTGCTCGCAGTTCATCCCGCGCACGAGCGCCCGGACTTCGAACCGTCGAAGCGGCGGCTCACGTGGCCGAGCGGCGCGGTCGCGGAATTGTTCTCGGCGGACGAAGCCGAAGCGTTGCGCGGTCCGCAGTTCACCGCCGCCTGGTGCGACGAGCTTGCCAAATGGCGCAACGCGGAGAAGGCGTGGGACATGCTGCAATTCGCCTTGCGCTTGGGAGATGCGCCGCGCGCCTGCGTGACGACCACACCGCGCGCGACGAAGCTGTTGAAGAAAATCATCGCAGACGAGGCGACCGTGACCGTCAATCTCGCAACGGCCGATAACGCGCTGAACCTTGCGCCGACGTTCCTCGCCGAGATGACGCGGCGTTATGCGGGTTCGGCAATCGGTCGGCAGGAACTGCTCGGCGAGATCGTCGAGGATGCAAGCGACGGCTTATGGCGGCGGCATTGGATCGAGGAAGCGCGCGTCGAAGGGGCGCCCGAAATGCAGCGCGTCGTCGTCGCGGTTGATCCTCCCGTGACGGCGACGGCGTCGTCGGATGCGTGCGGGATTGTTGTCGCCGGTCTCGGTATCGACAAGCGCGCCTATGTTCTCGCCGATCGCACCGTGCAGGGACGAACGCCGGAAGTGTGGGCGCGCGCGGTCCTCGGCGCTTACGACGATTTCGAGGCCGACCGCATGGTGGCCGAGGTCAATCAAGGCGGAGATCTCGTCGTCTCCGTTCTGCAGCAGTTTCGACAGAATTTCCCCGTCGTCAAAGTCAGAGCGACGCGGGGAAAATGGGTTCGGGCCGAGCCGGTCGCGGCGCTCTATGCGGAAGGTCGTGTCGCGCACGTCGGTCGCTTCGATGCTCTCGAAGACCAGATGTGCGCGTTTGGCTGCGATGGAACGGTCAAGGGCCGCAGCCCCGACCGCGCCGACGCGCTCGTCTGGGCGATTACCGATCTACTTCTGAGCGATACGATGAAGCCAACAGTGAGAATGCTCTAA
- a CDS encoding SufE family protein, whose protein sequence is MTIDDIRADFALLDDWEDRYRYVIELGRGLPPLPEELRTEANKVRGCASQVWLATKPLVNGGAGKANRMAMQGTSDALIVQGLIAVLFAIYEDKTLDEIVRTDAQGIFAELGLSEHLTQQRSNGLASMVKRIHMDAEMMLAA, encoded by the coding sequence ATGACGATTGACGACATCCGCGCCGATTTCGCGCTCCTCGACGATTGGGAGGACCGTTACCGGTACGTAATTGAGCTCGGGCGAGGGCTGCCGCCATTGCCTGAAGAGCTGCGGACCGAAGCGAATAAAGTCCGCGGTTGTGCCAGCCAGGTCTGGCTTGCGACGAAGCCCCTCGTGAACGGGGGAGCCGGGAAAGCCAACAGGATGGCGATGCAGGGCACGAGCGATGCTCTGATTGTTCAGGGCCTGATTGCAGTGCTCTTCGCCATCTACGAGGACAAGACCTTGGACGAGATCGTCAGGACCGACGCCCAAGGCATCTTCGCGGAACTCGGGCTCAGCGAGCACCTGACACAACAGCGTTCGAACGGCTTGGCCTCGATGGTGAAGCGCATTCACATGGATGCCGAGATGATGCTCGCGGCCTGA
- a CDS encoding DUF1254 domain-containing protein, translating into MSFLKRIDWRLLLIFILVALIVHIVATFLAVNDQRGTAYTRLANLLPHNTMTIVGPVEPHQTLLPYLSPDARYAFCPFDTADTTMRVHALLPDLGWTVGVYAPDGTSLYFAAASSERETTINLSIIPADDRFLGLSGEAQQAADTDQTIAAPKGFIVVRAPDRGDPYRAETQSVLEKASCAVRRT; encoded by the coding sequence ATGAGCTTCCTCAAGCGCATCGACTGGCGGCTGCTGCTGATTTTCATCCTAGTCGCACTCATCGTTCACATCGTCGCGACCTTCCTGGCGGTCAACGATCAGCGCGGAACGGCATATACCCGGCTGGCAAATCTTCTACCGCACAACACGATGACGATCGTCGGTCCTGTCGAGCCGCATCAGACGCTTCTGCCGTATCTGTCGCCGGACGCACGTTATGCTTTCTGTCCGTTCGATACGGCGGATACGACAATGCGCGTTCATGCGCTGCTGCCCGATCTCGGATGGACTGTCGGCGTCTATGCTCCTGACGGCACCAGTCTTTATTTTGCGGCCGCTTCGTCCGAGCGGGAGACGACGATCAATCTCTCGATCATTCCCGCCGACGATCGCTTCCTTGGCTTGTCGGGCGAAGCTCAGCAAGCTGCCGATACCGACCAGACCATCGCGGCGCCGAAGGGCTTCATCGTCGTGCGCGCCCCCGACAGGGGCGACCCTTACCGCGCCGAGACGCAATCCGTCCTTGAAAAGGCGTCGTGCGCCGTGCGGCGGACTTAA
- a CDS encoding phage portal protein, with protein sequence MSLISEALSRWLPDSLVALGDSRSATRPPSAGVINKGTATGPLIAYQTLGEPVWAPRDYSAFAREGFMQNAIVYRCVRMIAEAAASIPLLLYEGTNEIEDHPLIGLIRRPSLDHTGTDFLEAWYGFLLVSGNAYVEAVALDGELRELHILRPDRMKVIPGVDGWPEGYEYTVYGRSVRFLDDVVEGVRPILHVRLFHPVNDHYGMSPIEAAATAIDIHNTASGWNKALLDNSARPSGALVYAASNGQMTDEQFTRLKDELETNFQGARAAGRPLLLEGGLDWKPLSLSPKDMDFIEAKNAAAREIALAIGVPPMLLGIPGDNTYSNYQEAQRAFWRQTVLPLVNRTARALSSWLGPAFETRPALGGRLRAAESPSANVRLELRPDLDQIEALAPERDALWKRLEGASFLTADEKRAAAGYAAKPDSSPSLKYREDQPRVPAGQSGGGQWTDGDRVAMAKIIQGAARYLLRNPKVLKPAEKTLEDLLKPGGKELGVRAARAGDDIRTLERSEFEKLKSDLLDGATEVPAPKGYDGKAYQRPDGTLLGIRESKKIWRNPRRSEIYRSNVDRKRLQDTQK encoded by the coding sequence ATGTCGTTGATCTCGGAGGCGCTATCGCGCTGGCTGCCGGACTCTTTGGTTGCGCTCGGCGACTCGCGTTCCGCGACCCGGCCGCCGAGCGCGGGCGTAATCAACAAAGGTACCGCCACCGGTCCGCTCATTGCCTACCAAACGCTCGGCGAGCCGGTGTGGGCGCCGCGCGATTATTCCGCCTTCGCGCGCGAAGGCTTCATGCAGAATGCCATCGTCTATCGCTGCGTGCGCATGATAGCGGAGGCCGCCGCCTCGATCCCCTTGCTCCTCTACGAGGGTACGAACGAGATCGAGGATCATCCGCTGATCGGGCTCATCCGGCGGCCGAGCCTCGATCACACGGGGACCGATTTCCTGGAAGCCTGGTACGGCTTCCTGCTCGTTTCGGGCAACGCTTACGTCGAAGCCGTCGCGCTCGACGGTGAATTGCGTGAGCTGCACATCCTGCGCCCCGACCGCATGAAGGTGATCCCGGGCGTCGACGGCTGGCCCGAAGGTTACGAATACACCGTCTACGGACGATCCGTGCGCTTCCTCGACGACGTCGTTGAAGGGGTGCGCCCGATCCTGCACGTGCGCTTGTTCCATCCCGTCAACGACCACTACGGCATGAGCCCGATCGAAGCGGCGGCGACCGCGATCGACATTCACAACACCGCGTCGGGATGGAACAAGGCACTGCTCGACAATTCCGCCCGGCCCTCGGGCGCGCTCGTCTATGCCGCGTCGAACGGCCAGATGACGGACGAGCAGTTCACACGCTTGAAAGACGAGCTGGAAACGAACTTCCAGGGCGCACGCGCCGCCGGACGTCCGCTGCTGCTCGAAGGCGGCCTCGACTGGAAGCCGCTGTCGCTGTCGCCGAAGGACATGGACTTCATCGAGGCGAAGAACGCCGCCGCGCGCGAAATCGCGCTCGCGATCGGCGTGCCGCCGATGCTGCTCGGCATTCCGGGCGATAACACCTATTCGAATTATCAGGAAGCGCAGCGCGCCTTCTGGCGGCAAACCGTTCTGCCGCTGGTGAACCGCACCGCGCGTGCATTGTCGAGTTGGCTCGGTCCGGCTTTCGAAACAAGGCCCGCGCTCGGCGGCCGGCTCCGCGCAGCGGAGTCGCCGAGCGCAAACGTAAGACTCGAGTTACGTCCTGATCTCGATCAGATCGAAGCGCTTGCGCCCGAGCGCGACGCCCTCTGGAAGCGCCTCGAAGGCGCGAGCTTCCTCACCGCCGACGAAAAACGCGCCGCAGCGGGATATGCCGCGAAGCCGGACAGTTCCCCCTCTCTCAAATATCGCGAAGACCAACCGCGCGTCCCTGCAGGCCAATCCGGCGGCGGGCAGTGGACGGATGGCGACCGCGTCGCGATGGCAAAGATCATCCAGGGCGCCGCTCGCTACCTGTTGCGGAACCCAAAGGTTCTGAAGCCAGCAGAAAAGACGCTTGAAGATTTGTTGAAGCCAGGCGGAAAAGAACTAGGAGTTCGCGCGGCGAGAGCAGGAGATGATATTCGCACATTAGAGCGAAGCGAATTCGAGAAATTAAAATCAGACTTATTGGACGGTGCTACTGAAGTGCCGGCTCCAAAGGGATACGACGGAAAGGCATACCAACGGCCTGATGGTACGCTTTTGGGGATTCGGGAAAGCAAAAAAATATGGCGAAACCCTCGACGTTCTGAAATCTACAGATCAAACGTGGATAGAAAACGGCTACAAGATACACAAAAATGA
- a CDS encoding MucR family transcriptional regulator — MDSPAQPELVTITATIVAAYVSNNSISSTDLPGLIAETHAALSRAAGRSAPPEREETKPKIAVKKSVMPDYIICLEDGKKFKSLKRHLRTHYNLSPEEYREKWGLPPDYPMVAPNYANARSQLAKKMGLGTRR, encoded by the coding sequence ATGGATAGCCCGGCCCAGCCTGAACTCGTGACGATCACTGCAACGATCGTCGCCGCCTATGTCAGCAACAATTCAATTTCGTCGACGGATTTGCCTGGGCTGATTGCGGAGACCCATGCCGCGCTGAGCCGTGCCGCCGGACGCAGCGCCCCGCCGGAACGCGAAGAAACGAAACCGAAGATTGCGGTCAAGAAATCCGTGATGCCCGACTACATCATCTGTCTTGAGGACGGAAAGAAGTTCAAATCGCTGAAGCGGCATCTCAGGACGCACTACAACCTGTCGCCCGAGGAATACCGCGAGAAGTGGGGCTTGCCGCCCGATTATCCGATGGTTGCGCCGAACTATGCCAACGCCCGCTCGCAGCTCGCCAAGAAGATGGGCCTCGGAACGCGGCGCTAA
- a CDS encoding DUF1491 family protein yields the protein MRLKSEIWVKAYLRRCAVNGASGVVARHGDDDAGAIFIKVVRQDAMTAVYAPAPAGLDDADLDRRWVSRFDGGFVPEAEAETLLKREASFDSDLWIVEIEDREGRNFLGDELLP from the coding sequence ATGCGCCTCAAATCAGAAATCTGGGTCAAAGCTTATTTGCGCCGCTGTGCGGTCAACGGTGCAAGTGGCGTCGTTGCGCGCCACGGCGACGACGATGCCGGTGCGATCTTCATCAAGGTCGTTCGCCAGGACGCGATGACGGCCGTCTACGCACCGGCGCCTGCAGGTCTCGACGATGCCGACCTCGACCGGCGCTGGGTGTCGCGCTTCGACGGCGGCTTCGTTCCGGAAGCGGAGGCCGAGACGCTTTTGAAGCGCGAGGCGAGTTTCGACAGCGATCTCTGGATCGTCGAGATTGAGGATCGCGAAGGGCGGAACTTCCTCGGTGATGAATTGCTGCCATAG
- a CDS encoding transglycosylase domain-containing protein produces the protein MTVLNDWFFRQGGRDRFINWLAIDSKLNSTLGESWSRIKDYWNAGSSYFARFQLVGWRRLLNEFASEGLTMLFGGFVVLYGLALPAFQEFDESKFQTGKYAVTFLDVNGNEIGKRGILHNDAVPLDQIPDVLIKATLATEDRRFFEHYGIDVLGTVRALLTNVQANEVVQGGSTLTQQLAKNLFLSSERSLQRKIKELFLAFLLESRYSKRQILKLYFDRAYMGGGTFGVEAAAQYYFGKSVRDINMAEAAMLAGLFKAPTKFSPLVDLAASRARTNQVLDNLVEAGYYTAGQVHAARMNPAKIAENRTSTSPDWFLDWAYEEVQRLAEGKGQYVLTARTTVDLTLQRQAEEALNATLKRNGRADHFNSGAIVVMEPDGKVRAIVGGPDYGESQFNRATHAKRQPGSSFKVYVYAAAMENGYTPDTIVRDASRSCGNWSPSNYGGGGGSGARMPLWQALARSLNTVATELSFAVGRDKVIEMTKRLGIDGVKKTCSMALGDGGITVLEHTGGFATFANGGKRATPYGILDITTSKGDLLYSRERDEPPPKQILSQHVAEEMNTMLYRVVNEGTGGMANLDFTNVAGKTGTSTGPKDAWFMGFTGKYVAGVWIGNDDNHAMRAGVTGGHQAAPVWHDLMTVAHTDMNIPTIPGLAPHPRQIEEQQRLAALKAAQVAAGIEPTKAADTGKPESIMPDKTRAVLKTLTAALRKAEGGPGEPAASPAPSGAPQDPVKEKPAERPDRRATLFDSSPGELATSPAQSAQ, from the coding sequence ATGACGGTCTTGAACGACTGGTTCTTCAGGCAAGGCGGACGCGACCGTTTCATCAACTGGCTTGCCATTGATTCGAAACTCAACTCGACGCTTGGCGAGAGTTGGTCTCGCATCAAGGATTATTGGAACGCGGGTTCGAGCTACTTCGCACGCTTCCAACTCGTCGGCTGGCGGCGGCTGTTGAACGAGTTCGCGTCCGAAGGGCTGACGATGCTCTTCGGCGGCTTCGTCGTGCTCTACGGCCTCGCCCTTCCCGCCTTCCAGGAATTCGATGAAAGCAAGTTCCAGACCGGCAAGTATGCGGTGACGTTTCTCGACGTCAACGGCAACGAGATCGGCAAGCGCGGCATCCTGCATAACGATGCGGTGCCGCTCGACCAGATTCCGGACGTCTTGATCAAGGCGACGCTCGCAACCGAGGACCGGCGCTTCTTCGAGCATTACGGTATCGACGTGCTCGGCACCGTGCGCGCACTTTTGACCAACGTACAGGCGAACGAGGTCGTGCAAGGCGGCTCGACGCTGACCCAGCAGCTCGCGAAGAATCTCTTCCTGTCGTCGGAACGCTCGCTGCAGCGAAAGATCAAGGAGCTGTTCCTCGCCTTCCTGCTTGAGAGCCGATACTCGAAACGGCAGATCCTGAAGCTCTATTTCGACCGTGCCTACATGGGCGGCGGCACGTTCGGCGTCGAAGCCGCGGCGCAGTATTATTTCGGCAAGTCGGTGCGCGACATCAATATGGCGGAAGCGGCGATGCTCGCCGGGCTTTTCAAGGCACCGACGAAATTCTCGCCTCTCGTCGATCTGGCGGCGTCGCGCGCCCGAACCAATCAGGTGCTCGATAATCTGGTCGAAGCCGGATACTACACGGCAGGGCAGGTTCATGCGGCGCGCATGAACCCGGCCAAGATCGCCGAGAACCGGACATCGACCAGCCCGGACTGGTTCCTCGACTGGGCCTACGAAGAAGTGCAGCGCCTGGCGGAAGGCAAAGGCCAGTATGTTCTGACGGCGCGCACGACCGTCGACCTGACGTTGCAGCGGCAGGCGGAAGAAGCGCTCAACGCCACGCTGAAGCGCAACGGCCGGGCCGATCATTTCAATTCCGGCGCCATCGTCGTGATGGAGCCCGACGGCAAGGTGCGCGCCATCGTCGGCGGACCGGACTACGGCGAAAGCCAGTTCAACCGCGCGACGCACGCCAAACGTCAGCCCGGCTCGTCGTTCAAGGTTTACGTCTATGCGGCTGCGATGGAGAACGGCTATACGCCCGACACGATCGTACGCGACGCCTCGCGCTCGTGCGGAAACTGGTCGCCGTCGAACTACGGCGGCGGTGGCGGCTCCGGAGCACGCATGCCATTGTGGCAGGCGCTCGCACGGTCGCTGAACACCGTTGCTACCGAACTCTCGTTTGCCGTCGGACGCGACAAGGTCATCGAGATGACGAAGCGGCTCGGCATCGATGGCGTCAAGAAGACGTGCTCGATGGCGCTCGGCGACGGCGGCATCACCGTCCTCGAACACACCGGCGGGTTCGCGACGTTCGCCAACGGCGGCAAGCGTGCGACGCCTTACGGCATCCTCGACATCACGACCTCGAAAGGCGACCTGCTCTATTCGCGCGAACGCGATGAGCCTCCGCCGAAGCAAATCCTTTCGCAGCACGTCGCCGAAGAGATGAACACGATGCTGTATCGCGTCGTCAACGAAGGGACCGGCGGCATGGCCAACCTCGACTTCACCAATGTTGCAGGTAAGACGGGAACGTCGACCGGACCCAAAGACGCGTGGTTCATGGGCTTCACCGGCAAGTATGTTGCGGGCGTCTGGATCGGCAACGACGACAACCATGCGATGCGTGCCGGTGTCACCGGAGGCCATCAGGCGGCACCCGTCTGGCACGACCTGATGACGGTCGCGCATACCGACATGAACATTCCGACGATCCCCGGCTTGGCGCCGCACCCGCGGCAGATCGAGGAGCAGCAGCGGCTTGCGGCGCTCAAGGCCGCGCAAGTTGCGGCCGGCATCGAGCCGACGAAAGCTGCCGACACGGGCAAGCCCGAAAGCATCATGCCGGACAAGACGCGTGCCGTGTTGAAAACACTGACGGCGGCACTGCGCAAAGCCGAGGGCGGCCCCGGCGAACCCGCGGCGTCGCCTGCTCCCTCCGGTGCGCCGCAGGATCCCGTGAAGGAGAAGCCGGCAGAGCGGCCCGACCGGCGCGCGACGCTTTTCGATTCATCTCCCGGCGAGTTGGCGACATCGCCCGCTCAGAGCGCGCAATAG
- a CDS encoding peptidoglycan-binding domain-containing protein yields MTGWDRKIAIGASVLMTLSVAVNMAAFQGKGPGASQGSAIETGGLPPRGGWVEGPGLALGPTSPPAVAPPLPGPTDPPAAPQKDEVNTAEVTRGIQRELDARGYDVGQPDGVAGLVTRAAIFAYEYDNGLVLTGKPSEPLLSQIVLGSSSLEQNSARPGKTISPDGEALVRDVKQKLDALGYKTGVAGGTLTPELARAIRDFETEQKLKPSGRISGPMMSRLIRLQGQAKAHRAAPSRSAAR; encoded by the coding sequence ATGACCGGATGGGACCGCAAGATCGCAATCGGCGCTTCCGTGCTGATGACGCTCAGCGTCGCGGTCAACATGGCGGCATTTCAAGGCAAGGGGCCAGGAGCCAGCCAAGGAAGTGCGATAGAGACCGGAGGGCTGCCGCCGCGCGGCGGATGGGTCGAAGGTCCGGGACTGGCTCTCGGCCCGACGTCGCCTCCGGCGGTTGCGCCACCGCTGCCGGGACCGACCGATCCTCCGGCCGCACCGCAGAAGGACGAGGTCAATACCGCCGAGGTTACGCGGGGTATCCAGCGTGAGCTTGACGCGCGCGGCTACGATGTCGGCCAGCCAGACGGCGTTGCCGGGCTTGTTACGCGGGCCGCGATTTTCGCCTACGAGTACGACAACGGTCTGGTGCTGACCGGCAAGCCGAGCGAGCCGCTGCTGAGCCAGATCGTGCTCGGCTCCTCCTCGCTCGAGCAGAACAGCGCCCGTCCCGGGAAAACGATCTCACCCGACGGCGAAGCGCTGGTGCGGGACGTAAAGCAGAAACTCGATGCACTCGGCTACAAGACGGGCGTTGCTGGCGGCACGCTGACGCCGGAGCTTGCGCGTGCGATTCGCGACTTCGAAACCGAGCAGAAGCTCAAGCCGAGCGGCCGTATCTCGGGGCCCATGATGAGCCGCCTGATCCGGCTGCAGGGACAGGCGAAGGCGCATCGTGCCGCGCCTTCGCGCTCCGCTGCGCGCTAG
- a CDS encoding DUF5330 domain-containing protein, which produces MGLLRIATVVAIGVAVLPSDHDQQQRLYERAGATAQWVVTFCDRNPATCAKGSEYWSQFVAKAQFGAKLAYDMMRDRHGIGSETATVDHDDRPYKPAVLEREMGTLTPLDKEPVWRGKKASKGSI; this is translated from the coding sequence ATGGGCTTGTTGCGTATAGCCACAGTCGTTGCCATCGGGGTTGCCGTGCTGCCGTCCGACCACGACCAGCAGCAGCGCCTCTACGAGCGCGCCGGCGCCACCGCGCAGTGGGTCGTCACATTCTGCGACCGCAACCCGGCAACATGCGCCAAGGGTTCGGAGTATTGGTCGCAATTCGTTGCCAAAGCCCAGTTCGGTGCCAAACTCGCCTACGACATGATGCGCGATAGGCATGGCATCGGAAGTGAGACGGCTACGGTCGATCATGATGATCGGCCGTATAAGCCGGCCGTCCTTGAGCGCGAGATGGGAACGCTGACGCCGCTCGACAAAGAACCGGTGTGGCGCGGCAAAAAAGCAAGCAAAGGCAGCATCTGA
- a CDS encoding helix-turn-helix domain-containing protein: MLEVSRNLALKTRQRGPAFPGAAEQQRYRQARLALDLAMSSVFGLETGALWHGTRGAKDIAFARQIAMYLAHVSCGMTLTDVGAMFGRDRTTVSYGCLKVEYRRDDPVLDRTLDLLGWALPTLVMRAEKRPH, from the coding sequence ATGCTTGAAGTCTCTCGCAACTTGGCATTGAAGACGCGCCAACGGGGTCCGGCATTTCCAGGTGCCGCGGAACAGCAGCGCTATCGGCAGGCGCGTCTCGCACTCGATCTTGCGATGTCGAGCGTTTTCGGTCTCGAGACCGGCGCGTTGTGGCACGGGACGCGCGGCGCCAAGGACATTGCGTTTGCGCGTCAGATTGCGATGTATCTCGCGCACGTTTCCTGCGGAATGACGCTCACCGATGTCGGTGCGATGTTCGGCCGAGATCGCACGACCGTCTCCTATGGGTGCCTGAAAGTCGAGTATCGGCGCGACGATCCGGTCTTGGATCGGACCTTGGATCTTCTCGGCTGGGCGCTGCCGACACTCGTCATGCGCGCCGAAAAGCGACCGCACTGA
- a CDS encoding DUF1214 domain-containing protein: protein MASIELKSYEPPSAMGLVRSIVAIIFRAISLITAVALATGVGVWSSRYMISRGSPLSADMYGPWQHWRDLGRESADPYSKAHLASTGKLRISADSAGIFEARTDSQGARLHSSCNYKIEGASLPGLWWSLAVFDSRGRLIRNDADRYAFTADTIAPNPNGSFVVTLGRDARPGNWIPTGGAGRLVLVFTVLDPANGLSDEQRAERNKRLPVITRESCS from the coding sequence GTGGCGTCGATCGAACTCAAATCCTACGAGCCGCCGTCGGCCATGGGACTCGTGCGCAGCATCGTCGCGATCATCTTCCGCGCGATCAGCCTGATCACGGCCGTCGCGCTCGCAACCGGAGTTGGCGTCTGGTCCAGCCGCTATATGATATCCCGAGGGTCGCCTCTTTCCGCCGACATGTACGGCCCCTGGCAACACTGGCGCGACCTTGGCCGCGAAAGCGCCGATCCTTATTCGAAGGCGCATCTTGCATCGACAGGAAAGCTCAGGATCTCGGCCGACAGCGCCGGCATTTTCGAAGCGCGCACCGACTCGCAAGGCGCGCGCCTGCACTCATCCTGCAATTATAAGATCGAGGGCGCGAGCCTGCCGGGACTTTGGTGGAGCCTTGCGGTCTTCGATTCCCGCGGACGGCTGATTCGTAACGACGCAGACCGCTACGCGTTCACCGCCGATACGATCGCACCCAATCCGAACGGATCGTTCGTCGTCACGCTCGGCCGGGACGCGCGCCCGGGCAACTGGATTCCGACGGGCGGCGCAGGACGCCTCGTTCTCGTCTTCACCGTGCTCGATCCGGCGAACGGTCTCTCCGACGAGCAGCGCGCCGAGCGCAACAAGCGCCTTCCCGTCATCACGCGGGAGAGCTGCTCATGA
- a CDS encoding DUF6456 domain-containing protein: MATRRCLAASAAKTGLHHAPERDLKESPLAWLARRKDKGGRPMLSDEEVDAGERLRADFWFAQMTPRVTANWSLLLGAGGGGKSAPDHGPDMRDSIIAARERVRRALSSVGPDLAGVLIDVCCHLKGLEASEKASGWPQRSGKIILQIALRQLARHYGLLREERPLGAMPVRVRHWGTSDYRPAIEQDAV, translated from the coding sequence ATGGCAACGAGACGATGCCTTGCGGCTTCGGCAGCAAAGACTGGCCTGCATCACGCGCCCGAGCGTGACCTGAAGGAAAGCCCTCTGGCGTGGCTCGCGCGACGCAAGGACAAGGGCGGGCGTCCTATGCTGTCGGACGAAGAAGTGGACGCCGGCGAGCGCCTTAGGGCCGATTTCTGGTTCGCTCAGATGACGCCGCGCGTCACTGCCAATTGGTCGCTGCTGCTCGGTGCCGGTGGAGGTGGCAAGAGTGCGCCGGACCACGGGCCTGACATGCGCGATTCCATTATCGCGGCGCGCGAGCGCGTGCGGCGTGCGCTTTCGAGCGTCGGGCCGGATTTGGCTGGCGTCTTGATCGACGTTTGCTGTCACCTGAAGGGGCTCGAAGCCAGCGAGAAAGCGAGCGGATGGCCACAGCGCTCCGGCAAGATCATCCTGCAGATTGCGCTGCGCCAACTTGCGCGGCACTATGGATTACTGAGAGAGGAAAGGCCGCTCGGCGCAATGCCCGTCCGCGTCCGTCACTGGGGCACGAGCGACTATCGTCCGGCGATCGAGCAGGATGCAGTGTGA